From the bacterium genome, one window contains:
- a CDS encoding twin-arginine translocation signal domain-containing protein, which yields MGNLEREKMDKKNSRRDFLKNTATLVAGVLVARPINAFAYQCADTLNPTIPGAIDTYYLSECTGYGPFQDTVYELSDCATDLSPSMFQGLPPAIRHRLRNALARDPEALCEWLLDHLP from the coding sequence ATGGGAAATTTAGAGAGAGAAAAAATGGATAAGAAAAATTCTCGCCGTGATTTTTTAAAAAACACGGCTACTCTTGTAGCTGGAGTTTTAGTAGCTCGCCCAATCAACGCCTTTGCTTATCAATGTGCTGATACATTGAATCCAACGATACCCGGTGCAATAGACACATACTATCTGTCTGAATGTACAGGCTATGGTCCATTTCAGGATACTGTGTATGAGTTATCTGATTGTGCCACCGACTTATCACCTTCCATGTTTCAGGGATTGCCACCAGCCATAAGACATCGCTTACGCAATGCCTTGGCTCGTGACCCCGAAGCCCTATGTGAATGGTTACTCGATCATTTACCTTAA
- a CDS encoding DUF115 domain-containing protein, protein MTKLFEKNKKLLARYYPQLFKRIIEEINRDDLFSLLSDYKELYQPNLKACAQQSIKEANIKRPKIILLYGSGLGVCLTELLKKIEGETRHILVIEKSLSRFCASLALINYEKIFKDKRIRFLVGANENLDFVDFFIPLVRSSESVYLKSMAVVLDPVLTTEDEEYYERVAQSFYLEVKRSSYYLNVPPEDTYYGFLNSIANLKESLTIPLFDSLVGKFKETPGILVSTGPSLVKNLKWLKKVQDRAIIACCDSALKILLKNGITPHIVGCLERVPETRLFFDDLPKLPHTYFLTCPIVAPDTFKVYKGPKMQMMRGLAQLNWFFPEAKNYFTGNSVSHMLYMALLCMGCPTVFLTGQDLAYDRYSSKSHAAAMPKLIENFNANMRNEAKERAIKEGSESSLMVEGNNGEPILTGYWLNRFREIFNDMLRSASSKTYNVIPVDYGAKLDFVERLNPDEALNYIPQHKKDISKTIKNYLVSPPWNKKLMKQRVRVSIKYLEHYFETAQEALHKIEVVRQYLVLKSDEDPCAVADFFEELSFLLKSICVDDDGFYNTFFACQIQHVSKPLALQAQAALNRVQEKGTESLEKLNAMYFWFSTVHFWSSRMLWKIKQVQL, encoded by the coding sequence ATGACCAAACTATTCGAAAAAAATAAAAAGCTTTTAGCGCGCTATTACCCTCAACTTTTTAAAAGAATAATAGAAGAGATTAATCGTGATGATCTTTTTTCTCTCTTATCTGATTATAAAGAATTATATCAGCCCAACCTTAAAGCTTGTGCCCAACAGTCTATAAAAGAAGCGAATATCAAAAGACCTAAAATTATTCTTTTGTATGGGAGCGGCCTTGGCGTTTGTTTAACAGAATTATTAAAAAAAATAGAAGGTGAAACGCGCCATATTTTAGTAATCGAAAAATCACTCTCTCGTTTTTGCGCTTCTTTAGCGCTAATAAATTATGAAAAAATTTTTAAGGATAAGCGCATCCGTTTTTTAGTGGGGGCCAACGAGAATCTTGATTTTGTTGATTTTTTTATTCCATTAGTACGCTCGTCTGAAAGTGTTTATTTAAAATCGATGGCCGTGGTACTTGATCCGGTTTTAACTACTGAAGACGAAGAATATTACGAAAGAGTAGCTCAGTCTTTTTATTTGGAGGTTAAACGTAGCAGTTATTATCTTAATGTGCCCCCCGAAGATACTTACTATGGTTTTCTTAATAGCATTGCTAATTTAAAAGAGTCTCTCACTATACCCTTGTTTGACTCTTTAGTGGGTAAATTTAAAGAGACTCCCGGTATTTTGGTATCCACGGGGCCTTCTCTTGTTAAAAATTTAAAATGGCTTAAAAAAGTGCAAGATAGAGCTATTATTGCCTGTTGTGATTCTGCTTTAAAGATATTGTTAAAAAATGGAATTACACCTCACATTGTAGGTTGTTTAGAACGCGTTCCAGAAACACGTCTTTTTTTTGATGATTTACCCAAACTCCCTCACACTTATTTTTTAACCTGTCCTATTGTGGCTCCCGATACTTTTAAGGTTTATAAGGGGCCCAAAATGCAGATGATGCGTGGGTTGGCCCAGCTCAATTGGTTTTTTCCTGAAGCTAAAAATTATTTTACCGGTAATTCGGTAAGTCACATGCTGTACATGGCTCTTTTATGCATGGGGTGCCCTACCGTTTTTTTAACGGGCCAAGATTTAGCCTACGACCGTTATTCTTCCAAAAGCCATGCTGCCGCCATGCCTAAGCTTATTGAAAATTTTAATGCTAACATGCGTAACGAAGCCAAAGAGAGAGCTATAAAGGAGGGGAGCGAGTCTTCTTTAATGGTAGAAGGCAATAACGGTGAACCTATTTTAACTGGCTACTGGCTCAATCGTTTTAGAGAAATTTTTAACGACATGCTGCGTTCTGCTTCTTCTAAAACATACAATGTGATCCCGGTCGATTACGGCGCAAAGCTTGATTTTGTAGAGCGTCTTAACCCGGATGAAGCTTTAAATTATATCCCGCAACATAAAAAAGATATCTCTAAAACCATTAAAAATTATTTGGTGTCGCCCCCATGGAATAAAAAATTAATGAAACAACGCGTGCGTGTATCCATTAAATATTTGGAACACTATTTTGAGACAGCTCAAGAAGCCTTGCATAAAATAGAGGTGGTTAGGCAGTATTTGGTATTAAAATCGGATGAGGATCCTTGCGCCGTTGCAGATTTTTTTGAGGAATTAAGCTTTTTGTTAAAGTCTATTTGTGTAGATGACGATGGTTTTTATAATACCTTTTTTGCTTGCCAAATACAGCATGTAAGCAAGCCCTTGGCTTTGCAGGCTCAGGCGGCTCTCAATAGGGTACAAGAGAAGGGGACCGAGAGTTTAGAGAAACTTAATGCGATGTATTTTTGGTTTAGTACGGTACATTTTTGGTCGTCACGTATGCTGTGGAAAATAAAGCAGGTCCAATTATAG
- a CDS encoding 4-hydroxybutyrate CoA-transferase, which produces MFSLKEILSLFKPTDTLAVPLASGQPLALLEALAERSDWEHLEIFCGLLLNPHPILLNPKVFIKSGFYGPIERLMNAQGMHMEYIPLSFTGIEDYAIKTKPRVVAAVLSQPDSEGFCTFGTHGAAVYRPFIEALDDPKRIAIAEINATMPVVYGDSLHGDNKVHISKLKYSYEVNYPQPQMSTFSVSPEDEAIAEHVVKLVEEGDTLQFGIGAIPNLIAEKLAQSSKGNFGIHSELVSDGFLKLCKAGKITNHSKGIFPNRSVFAFAFGSQELYDFLDERNGHNKRSSVCLPVSVVNEPYLMAQNQHMVSINSGLMIDFAGQVCSEAIGLKQYSGVGGQLSFVQGANQARHGKSIICLKSTANLDGKLISNIYPTLPQGSLISTPRHYTQYIVTEYGVANLYGVSDEKRAEKLIAIAHPGFKESLRAKWEKIKIQYYKN; this is translated from the coding sequence ATGTTTTCTCTCAAAGAAATCCTTTCTCTCTTTAAACCAACCGACACCCTGGCGGTGCCGCTGGCTAGTGGTCAGCCGTTAGCTCTTTTAGAAGCGCTTGCCGAGAGAAGTGACTGGGAGCATCTTGAAATTTTTTGCGGACTTTTACTCAATCCTCATCCCATCCTTTTAAATCCCAAAGTATTTATTAAAAGCGGGTTTTACGGCCCTATTGAACGTTTGATGAATGCGCAGGGGATGCATATGGAATATATCCCTCTGTCATTTACGGGCATTGAGGACTATGCCATTAAAACAAAGCCGCGTGTTGTAGCGGCGGTTTTATCGCAGCCCGATTCGGAAGGCTTTTGCACGTTTGGAACGCATGGGGCGGCGGTGTATCGTCCTTTTATAGAAGCTCTGGACGATCCCAAGCGCATAGCCATTGCCGAAATCAATGCCACCATGCCTGTTGTTTACGGTGATTCTCTTCATGGTGACAATAAAGTTCATATATCCAAACTTAAATATTCTTACGAAGTAAATTATCCGCAGCCGCAAATGAGCACTTTTAGTGTATCGCCCGAAGATGAGGCTATTGCCGAGCATGTTGTTAAACTTGTTGAGGAGGGTGATACTCTCCAATTTGGTATTGGTGCTATCCCCAATTTAATTGCCGAAAAGTTAGCGCAGTCGTCAAAAGGTAATTTTGGTATTCATTCCGAACTTGTATCGGATGGTTTTTTAAAATTATGTAAGGCCGGTAAAATTACAAATCATTCAAAAGGTATTTTTCCTAATCGTAGTGTTTTTGCTTTTGCTTTTGGTTCACAAGAACTTTACGATTTTTTAGATGAGCGGAACGGCCACAATAAACGCTCATCTGTTTGTTTGCCGGTATCGGTTGTGAATGAACCCTATCTCATGGCCCAAAACCAGCATATGGTGAGCATTAATTCGGGCCTCATGATTGATTTTGCAGGGCAGGTGTGCAGTGAGGCGATTGGGCTAAAACAATACAGCGGCGTAGGTGGACAGCTCTCGTTTGTTCAAGGGGCTAATCAGGCGCGCCATGGCAAAAGTATTATTTGTCTTAAATCTACGGCTAATCTGGATGGAAAACTCATTTCCAATATTTATCCCACGTTGCCACAAGGAAGCCTCATATCTACTCCCCGGCATTACACCCAATATATTGTCACCGAATATGGGGTTGCTAATTTGTATGGGGTATCGGATGAAAAACGGGCTGAAAAATTGATTGCAATTGCTCACCCAGGGTTTAAAGAAAGCTTAAGGGCAAAATGGGAAAAAATAAAAATTCAGTATTATAAAAACTAG